The following proteins come from a genomic window of Prionailurus viverrinus isolate Anna chromosome D1, UM_Priviv_1.0, whole genome shotgun sequence:
- the ARCN1 gene encoding coatomer subunit delta, whose protein sequence is MVLLAAAVCTKAGKAIVSRQFVEMTRTRIEGLLAAFPKLMNTGKQHTFVETESVRYVYQPMEKLYMVLITTKNSNILEDLETLRLFSRVIPEYCRALEENEISEHCFDLIFAFDEIVALGYRENVNLAQIRTFTEMDSHEEKVFRAVRETQEREAKAEMRRKAKELQQARRDAERQGKKAPGFGGFGSSAVSGGSTAAMITETIIETDKPKVAPAPARPSGPSKALKLGAKGKEVDNFVDKLKSEGETIMSSNMGKRTSDATKVHAPPINMESVHMKIEEKITLTCGRDGGLQNMELHGMIMLRISDDKFGRIRLHVENEDKKGVQLQTHPNVDKKLFTAESLIGLKNPEKSFPVNSDVGVLKWRLQTTEESFIPLTINCWPSESGNGCDVNIEYELQEDHLELNDVIITIPLPSGVGAPVIGEIDGEYRHDSRRNTLEWCLPVIDAKNKSGSLEFSIAGQPNDFFPVQVSFISKRNYCNIQVTKVTQVDGNSPVRFSTETTFLVDKYEIL, encoded by the exons ATG GTGCTGTTGGCAGCAGCGGTCTGCACGAAAGCAGGAAAGGCTATTGTTTCTCGACAGTTTGTGGAGATGACCCGAACTCGTATTGAGGGCTTGTTAGCAGCGTTTCCAAAGCTCATGAACACTGGAAAGCAGCATACATTTGTTGAAACAGAGAGTGTAAGATATGTCTACCAGCCTATGGAGAAACTGTATATGGTGCTGATCACTACCAAAAACAGTAACATCTTAGAAGATCTGGAGACCCTAAGGCTTTTCTCAAGAGTG ATACCTGAGTATTGCCGAGCCTTAGAGGAGAATGAAATATCTGAGCActgttttgatttaatttttgcttttgatgaAATCGTTGCCCTGGGATACCGGGAGAATGTTAACCTGGCACAGATTAGAACCTTCACGGAAATGGATTCTCACGAGGAGAAGGTGTTCAGAGCAGTTAGAGAG ACTCAAGAACGTGAAGCCAAGGCTGAGATGCGGCGTAAAGCAAAGGAATTACAACAGGCCCGAAGAGATGCAGAGAGGCAGGGCAAAAAAGCACCAGGATTTGGAGGATTTGGAAGCTCTGCAGTATCTGGAGGCAGCACAGCTGCCATGATCACAGAGACCATCATTGAAACTGATAAACCAAAAGTGGCACCTGCACCAGCCAG GCCTTCAGGCCCCAGCAAGGCTTTGAAACTTGGAGCCAAAGGGAAGGAAGTAGATAATTTTGTAGACAAATTGAAATCTGAAGGTGAAACTATCATGTCCTCCAATATGGGCAAGCGTACTTCTGATGCAACCAAAGTGCATGCTCCACCCATTAATATGGAAAG TGTGCACATGAAGATTGAGGAAAAGATCACACTCACCTGTGGCCGAGATGGAGGATTGCAGAATATGGAATTGCATGGCATGATCATGCTTAGGATCTCAGATGATAAGTTTGGCCGAATTCGTCTTCATGTAGAGAATGAAGATAAGAAGGGGGTGCAGCTACAG ACCCATCCAAATGTGGATAAAAAACTTTTCACTGCAGAATCTCTAATTGGCTTGAAGAATCCAGAGAAGTCGTTCCCAGTCAACAGTGACGTAGGGGTACTAAAGTGGAGGCTACAAACCACAGAAGAATCTTTTATTCCACTGACAA TTAATTGCTGGCCCTCAGAGAGTGGAAATGGCTGTGATGTCAACATAGAATATGAGCTGCAAGAAGATCATTTAGAACTGAATGATGTGATCATCACCATCCCACTCCC ATCCGGTGTCGGCGCACCGGTGATTGGCGAGATTGATGGCGAGTATCGACATGACAGTCGACGAAATACCTTGGAGTGGTGCCTGCCAGTGATTGATGCCAAAAATAAGAGTGGCAGCCTCGAATTCAGCATTGCTGGGCAGCCCAATGATTTCTTCCCTGTTCAAGTCTCTTTCATCTCCAAAAGAAACTACTGTAACATACAG GTTACCAAAGTGACCCAGGTAGATGGAAACAGCCCTGTAAGGTTTTCCACAGAGACCACTTTCCTAGTGGATAAGTATGAAATTCTGTAA